The Oxalobacter aliiformigenes nucleotide sequence CGACCGGATTCTTTTCATTTTTCCGCTCCACGAAAATGATGAGCAATCCGCCCACGATAAAAGCGGCAGCAACCGGTGCCGGATAAAAAAGAAAATCCTGAATGGCACGGCTGAACAGAACACCCAGTATCGCTGCCGGTAAAAAAGCGACGACCAGATTGACAACAAATTTGCGATCTCTGGAATTGGTAAACATTCCTCTGATCACACTGTGTATTTTATGACGATATACCCAGACAACCGACAACATGGCGCCAGACTGGATGGCGATTGAAAAAACCTTGACGTTATTGCCGGTAAAGTCGAGAAGACTGCCGGCCAGAATAAGATGGCCGGTCGAGGAAATGGGAAGGAATTCTGTACAGCCTTCTACAATTCCCATAATGAAGGCTTTAAATGCCAAAATAAAATCCATGAAAACGCCAGTTCGTGGTTAAGTCAAAAAACAATCAAGCTGTCTTGCCGCCGGTACACTCATCATATACCAGAGTGAGAGCCTGGAGTGCCCGCAATCATACTCGAAAAAATTCCGTTCACGAAAAATATTTATCCCGCCTGAAACGATACAGCCTTTCCAATGCGGATTATCCGCTCACTCCGGATTTGACAAACCGATTTTTTTCAAGAAAACGCGACTGTTATTTTCACATTATTTCATTTGTAACAAGTTATTGAATCCGATACGACCCCACTCGGAAAATACTAAATTCATATCATGATTCAGACTGATTTAATCGTTATACTTTCGATCGCCCGTCAAAACAAAAAAGCACAGAACATCATGGCGTCCGGCCATACACCAGAAAATTTGTATAAAACAGTAATGAGAACAGACTTATGAACATTTCCGATAAAACAAGAACATTCCGAAATCCCAAAGTCTGGATACCTGTGTCGGCCGTTATCGTACTGGTTCTGGCATCCCTTCTCTTCTGGATAACGACACGCGAAGACGATGTCACGTACATGACAGAAAAAGTCCGGACAGGCAATATCAGCCAGGTTGTCGAAGCGACCGGAGAAGTGGCGGCAGTCAATCTGGTCAGTGTCGGTGCACAGGTATCCGGCCAGATCAAAAAGCTTTATGTCGTTCTGGGGCAGGAAGTCAAACAAGGCGAAATGATTGCCGAAATCGATTCCCAGACACAGGAAAACACACTCAACACCGATAAGGCCAAACTGGACAACTACAAGGCCCAGCTCGAGGCAAGAAAAATTATCCTGGCGATTTCCAGAAAACAATATGACCGTGAACGCATCCTGATAAAAACGAATTCGACATCACAACAAAATCTCGAAAACGCCCGGGATGCCTATGCCACGGCCAAAGCCAATGTCAATGAAATGGAATCATTGATCCGGCAAACCCAGATTGCCATCAACACAGACGAAACCAATCTGGGCTATACCAAAATCCGTGCACCGCTGAACGGCACCATTGTGTCCGTTCCGGTTGAAGAAGGCCAGACCGTCAACGCCAACCAGACGACACCGACGATCGTGCAGATCGCCAACCTGAACGATATGGAAATCGATATCGAAATTTCAGAAGGCGATATCACCAAGGTAAAACCCGGAATGAAAATCGACTACACCATTCTTTCGGAACCTAATACCGTATTTCATGCCAGACTGGATTCAATCGATCCGGGTTTGACAACACTGACCGACGGCAGTTATGACAAATCCAGTTCATCAACCTCTTCCAGTTCATCCAGTAACGAAGCCGTTTATTATTATGGTCGCGCCTATGTTGACAATCCTGAAGGCAAACTCCGGATCGGTATGCTGACACAGAATACCATTCATGTTTCTTCCGCCGAAAACGTTCTTATCGTACCCAGCATTACCATTTCTTCACAACAGGGCAAGCATTTCGTCCGTGTATTGACCGACAAAAAGAAAGTCGAAAAAAGAGAAGTCGAGACCGGAATTTCCGACGGTGTCTTCACTGAAATCAAATCCGGACTGAACGATGGCGAACAGGTCATATCTTCTGAAGTCAGCAAAGGTGAACAGATCGGAGAAACGTCCCGAATGCGCAGGCCGAGGCTTTAAACATGAACATTATCGAATTGCGTGGTATCAACAAAGTTTATGGAACGGGTGAAAACCAGGTCCGTGTGCTAAAAGATGTCAATCTTGACATCGAATCCGGCGACTTCGTCGCTATCATCGGACAATCCGGTTCCGGGAAATCAACGCTGATGAATATCCTCGGTTGCCTAGATACGGCTAGTTCCGGCGATTACAAAATCGCAGGAGAAAACGTCGCAGGCATGACGCCGGACCAGCTTGCCGCCCTGCGAAGCCAGTATCTCGGGTTCATTTTCCAGAGATACAATTTGCTCTCCACATTAAACGCGGAAGAAAATGTCGAACTGCCCGCGATATATTCGGGCCTGAAACACCAGGAGAGGCAAACGAGAGCAGAAGAATTGCTCGCGAATCTTGATCTTGGAAACCGTATCGATCATTTGCCGTCCGAACTGTCCGGTGGCCAGCAGCAGCGGGTCAGTATCGCACGTGCCCTGATGAATGGCGGTGACATCATCCTTGCCGACGAACCTACGGGAGCGCTCGACTCAAAAAGCGGCGAGAATGTCATGGCCATTCTCAAAACGCTTAACGATAACGGCCATACCATCATTCTGGTCACCCATGACCAGAATGTCGCCAACTATGCCAACCGTGTCATCGAAATCAAAGATGGCACAATCATCGCGGACGAACGCAGGAAACCGAACAGAAACAGCAAACAGGAATACCATCCCAAGGAGGATAACCGCAATACCTTTGCCTATTTCAAGGACCAGTTCACCGAAGCATTCAGGATGTCCATACAGGCGATCAAGGCTCACAAAATGCGCTCGATCCTGACGATGTTGGGGATCATCATCGGTATTGCATCCGTTGTCTCCGTCGTTGCACTCGGAAAAGGATCGCAGGAAAAAATTCTGGCCGATATCAATTCAATGGGAACCAATACCATCGTTATCATGCCGGGTCACGGTTTTGGTGACCGCAACTCAAGCAAATACAAAACCCTGACGGTTCATGATTCGGATCTGCTGGCACGGCAGAGCTACGTCGACAGTGCAACTCCTGCCGTCAGCTCTTCCGGAACGCTGACCTGGCAAAACATCTCGGTTACGGCTCAATTGCAAGGCGTCGGGGAACAATATTTTGACGTCAAGGGACTCAAGTCCGAGGAAGGACGTTTTTTCAATCGCGAAGATGTCAAGAAGGGAAGCGCTGTTGTCGTCATCGACCAAAACACCAAAAACAAGCTCTTCCCCAATGGCGGCGATATCATCGGCAATACCATCATATTCAACCGTCAACCACTCAAAATCATTGGTATTTCCGAGAAACAGAATGCCAACTTCGGTCCATCCGATACACTGACGATGTGGTCTCCCTATACTGCCGTCATGAACCGCATCACCGGTGACCGCAACATTTCTTCTATCACTGTCAAAGTCAGGGACGACGTCAGCATGACCGCGGCAGAAAAAAACATCATCCGTTTTCTGACCGTCAAACATGGCAAGGAAGACTTCTTTACCGTCAATACGGACAGCATCCGGCAAACCATCGAAAGCACAACCGGAACCATGCGGCTGCTGATTTCCTGCATTGCGCTTATATCACTGGTTGTTGGAGGAATTGGCGTTATGAACATCATGCTGGTCTCGGTAACGGAACGGACTCGTGAAATCGGTATCCGGATGGCGGTCGGTGCACGAAGAAGCAGTGTACTGCAACAGTTCCTGATTGAAGCTGTCCTGATCTGTATCATTGGTGGATTTATCGGCATTCTGTTCGCTTTCGGTATCGGTCTCTTTTTCAGCATGTTCGTCAAGACATTTACCATGTCCTATTCCGCCGCCTCCATTATTCTTGCGCTGGCCTGTTCAACCCTGATTGGCGTTATTTTCGGATATATCCCTGCCCGGAACGCCTCTCGTCTCAACCCGGTGGATGCATTATGCGACTGATTCCCTGTGCCCTCTTCTGTCTCGTCATCGCCGGTTGTGCCACCCAGCCGTCCTTAACGATACCGGATACCGGACTGATAACCTATCAAGCGATTGCTTCCGATTTCCGGATCGATCGCGAATGGTGGAAGGCTTATAGCGACAAAAATCTGGATCGTATTGTCGAGCTGGCGATCGCCAATAATACTGATCTGAAAAAAAGCGCCATCACAGTGAACAAGGCACTTTACGAAGCCAACCTGCTCGGACAGGAACTGGTCCCTGAATTTTCAGGATCAGGAGGAGCTTCCACCACAACCAACACCAAGGCCGGTGAAACTACCCATAACTACACGGCTGAACTTGGTGTCAGCTATGAACTGGATTTATGGCGAAAACTGAGCAGCGCCGCCTCGGCACAGGAATGGGAATACAAAGCGACCCGGGAAGATCTGGAAACTGTACGACTGGCCCTGATCAATAATGTCGTCGACAGTTATTTTCACCTCGTCTATCTGAATCAGGCTATTCGTGTCACCGAACAGAATATCCGCTTTTATACACAACTTTTGCAAATCATCAATAATAAATATACAATGGGAAAGGTCGACGCTCTCGAGCCACTCACCGCGGAAAAATCCCTGCTCTCCTCCCAAAACAGTCTCATGACTCTTGAGACAACGCGCAAAACCGTCGAACAGACCTTGCGCAATCTGCTGAATCTGAAACCGGAAGACAAACTGGACATTCCGCTCGAGGATATT carries:
- a CDS encoding undecaprenyl-diphosphate phosphatase, with the protein product MDFILAFKAFIMGIVEGCTEFLPISSTGHLILAGSLLDFTGNNVKVFSIAIQSGAMLSVVWVYRHKIHSVIRGMFTNSRDRKFVVNLVVAFLPAAILGVLFSRAIQDFLFYPAPVAAAFIVGGLLIIFVERKNEKNPVARVESVDDMTVIDAFKVGCAQAFALIPGTSRSGATIIGGMLFGLSRKAATEFSFFLAMPTLFGAAAYSIFKERALLVSSDIPLFTIGTVSAFISAFFCVRWLLRYISSHNFIPFAWYRIAFGIFVLVSAHYGWIVWAE
- a CDS encoding efflux RND transporter periplasmic adaptor subunit, which encodes MNISDKTRTFRNPKVWIPVSAVIVLVLASLLFWITTREDDVTYMTEKVRTGNISQVVEATGEVAAVNLVSVGAQVSGQIKKLYVVLGQEVKQGEMIAEIDSQTQENTLNTDKAKLDNYKAQLEARKIILAISRKQYDRERILIKTNSTSQQNLENARDAYATAKANVNEMESLIRQTQIAINTDETNLGYTKIRAPLNGTIVSVPVEEGQTVNANQTTPTIVQIANLNDMEIDIEISEGDITKVKPGMKIDYTILSEPNTVFHARLDSIDPGLTTLTDGSYDKSSSSTSSSSSSNEAVYYYGRAYVDNPEGKLRIGMLTQNTIHVSSAENVLIVPSITISSQQGKHFVRVLTDKKKVEKREVETGISDGVFTEIKSGLNDGEQVISSEVSKGEQIGETSRMRRPRL
- a CDS encoding MacB family efflux pump subunit — its product is MNIIELRGINKVYGTGENQVRVLKDVNLDIESGDFVAIIGQSGSGKSTLMNILGCLDTASSGDYKIAGENVAGMTPDQLAALRSQYLGFIFQRYNLLSTLNAEENVELPAIYSGLKHQERQTRAEELLANLDLGNRIDHLPSELSGGQQQRVSIARALMNGGDIILADEPTGALDSKSGENVMAILKTLNDNGHTIILVTHDQNVANYANRVIEIKDGTIIADERRKPNRNSKQEYHPKEDNRNTFAYFKDQFTEAFRMSIQAIKAHKMRSILTMLGIIIGIASVVSVVALGKGSQEKILADINSMGTNTIVIMPGHGFGDRNSSKYKTLTVHDSDLLARQSYVDSATPAVSSSGTLTWQNISVTAQLQGVGEQYFDVKGLKSEEGRFFNREDVKKGSAVVVIDQNTKNKLFPNGGDIIGNTIIFNRQPLKIIGISEKQNANFGPSDTLTMWSPYTAVMNRITGDRNISSITVKVRDDVSMTAAEKNIIRFLTVKHGKEDFFTVNTDSIRQTIESTTGTMRLLISCIALISLVVGGIGVMNIMLVSVTERTREIGIRMAVGARRSSVLQQFLIEAVLICIIGGFIGILFAFGIGLFFSMFVKTFTMSYSAASIILALACSTLIGVIFGYIPARNASRLNPVDALCD
- a CDS encoding TolC family protein, yielding MRLIPCALFCLVIAGCATQPSLTIPDTGLITYQAIASDFRIDREWWKAYSDKNLDRIVELAIANNTDLKKSAITVNKALYEANLLGQELVPEFSGSGGASTTTNTKAGETTHNYTAELGVSYELDLWRKLSSAASAQEWEYKATREDLETVRLALINNVVDSYFHLVYLNQAIRVTEQNIRFYTQLLQIINNKYTMGKVDALEPLTAEKSLLSSQNSLMTLETTRKTVEQTLRNLLNLKPEDKLDIPLEDILSIPLTNVDLDIPVAALGLRPDVKAAEYRIQSAFLDWESVKASVYPGISIGSTLSVSSDKSSTLFNVPFLAGAVQINLPFLQWNKLKWNIKISEADFENAKLDLTSAVNTALNEVDTYYYSYRKSLSLLDNVNRKYDTDSKISIYNQMRYEAGADELKDWLDAKCSENQSLLILLESKYNTINYENAIYKALGARLTNHSEGNRPQ